A single genomic interval of Dromiciops gliroides isolate mDroGli1 chromosome 1, mDroGli1.pri, whole genome shotgun sequence harbors:
- the GDF15 gene encoding growth/differentiation factor 15, translating to MPVIPPSCLDLCRQFVFYWPKSSLSPRPSKMRLPPQLLPLLLLLLQPPPPSRAAEPPPEDPERSVQLEAIRSSILARLGMSAPPDVRPQPLSAQEVRRLQRRYEEALAQLRSNRSREATGSGPSLGPSTPKVRILTPKVELSPDTPDVRLHLLLQREALLSGMLEKPRVIRAQLRLGLQPPSPPTPPERATSRFHAEAKSLKLDLTRPLRRWLQQGRAPAPLLRLPLALPPGVSRELLRQPQAQSASLRVEFQELPRREPRRPRSLRPDKDCEEGGGGRCCARPQRVSFDELGWTDWVLAPRDYEMRFCEGSCPHNYRPASMHAQLKARLHRVAPAAVGPPCCVPSAYEPIVLMHYGSDGNVALTPFEDLVPKACHCA from the exons ATGCCTGTGATCCCTCCTTCCTGCCTTGATCTGTGCCGACAGTTTGTTTTCTATTGGCCAAA GAGCAGTCTCTCCCCGCGCCCCAGTAAGATGCGGCTCCCGCCACAgttgctgccgctgctgctgctgctcctgcagCCGCCGCCTCCGTCCAGGGCAGCTGAGCCGCCGCCAGAGGACCCGGAGCGCAGCGTGCAGCTAGAAGCCATCCGCAGCTCCATCCTGGCACGGCTCGGGATGTCGGCGCCCCCAGACGTGCGCCCGCAGCCTCTCAGCGCCCAGGAGGTCCGGAGGCTGCAGCGCCGCTACGAGGAGGCACTGGCCCAGCTGAGATCCAACCGGAGCCGGGAGGCGACAGGCTCGGGTCCTAGTCTGGGTCCCAGTACCCCCAAGGTCCGGATCCTGACTCCCAAAG TGGAGCTCAGCCCGGACACCCCCGACGTGCGCCTCCACCTGCTGCTCCAGCGGGAGGCTCTGCTTAGCGGGATGCTGGAGAAGCCGCGGGTGATCCGCGCCCAGCTGCGGCTGGGTTTGCAGCCACCTTCCCCGCCGACCCCGCCTGAGCGGGCCACGTCGAGGTTTCATGCTGAGGCCAAGAGCCTGAAGCTCGACCTGACGCGGCCACTGCGGCGCTGGCTCCAGCAAGGCCGAGCTCCGGCGCCCCTGCTGCGACTGCCCCTGGCTCTGCCACCCGGCGTGTCCCGGGAACTGCTCCGACAGCCCCAGGCCCAGAGCGCCAGCCTGCGCGTGGAGTTCCAAGAGCTGCCCCGCAGGGAGCCCCGCAGGCCGCGATCGCTGAGGCCTGACAAGGACTGCGAAGAGGGCGGCGGGGGCCGCTGCTGCGCCCGTCCTCAGCGCGTGTCCTTCGACGAGCTGGGCTGGACCGACTGGGTGCTGGCGCCGCGCGACTATGAGATGCGCTTCTGCGAGGGCTCCTGCCCGCACAATTACCGGCCGGCCAGCATGCACGCACAGCTCAAGGCGCGCCTGCACCGAGTGGCCCCCGCAGCCGTGGGCCCACCCTGCTGCGTGCCCTCTGCCTACGAGCCCATTGTGCTCATGCACTACGGCAGTGATGGGAACGTGGCGCTCACGCCCTTTGAAGACCTGGTCCCCAAGGCCTGCCACTGTGCCTGA
- the LOC122737362 gene encoding 40S ribosomal protein S23-like produces the protein MGKCRGLCTARKLRSHRGDQKWHDKQYKKAHLGTALKANPFGEASHEKGIVLEKVGVEAKHPNSAIRKCVKVQLIKNRKKITSFVPNDGCLNFIEENNEVLVAGFGRKGHAVGDIPGVRFKVVKVANVSLLALYKGKKERPRS, from the exons ATGGGTAAGTGCCGTGGTCTTTGTACAGCTAGAAAGCTCCGCAGCCACAGAGGAGACCAAAAGTGGCATGACAAACAATACAAGAAAGCTCATTTGGGCACAGCCTTGAAGGCCAACCCATTTGGAGAAGCATCTCATGAAAAAGGGATTGTCTTGGAGAAAGTTGGTGTTGAAGCCAAGCACCCCAATTCTGCCATCAGGAAGTGTGTGAAAGTCCAGCTGAT aaagaaccgcaAAAAAATCACCTCCTTTGTTCCCAATGATGGTTGCTTGAACTTTATTGAGGAAAACAATGAAGTTTTGGTTGCTGGATTTGGTCGTAAAGGTCATGCTGTTGGTGATATTCCTGGAGTACGCTTCAAGGTTGTGAAAGTTGCAAATGTTTCTCTTCTGGCCTTGtacaaaggcaagaaggaaagacCAAGATCATAA